From Streptomyces sp. TLI_105, the proteins below share one genomic window:
- a CDS encoding VOC family protein has product MTIKRMDNVLIVVEDLDAVVAFFVELGMEAEGRMPVEGRWVDRVIGIDGSRQEVAMLRTPDGHGRIELAKFHTPKAIGGGPRDAPVNTPGIRRVMFAVDDIDETVARLRAHGGELVGEVVRYEDVYRLCYLRGPEGIVVGLAEELT; this is encoded by the coding sequence ATGACGATCAAGCGGATGGACAACGTCCTCATCGTGGTCGAGGACCTCGACGCCGTCGTGGCGTTCTTCGTCGAGCTCGGCATGGAAGCAGAGGGGAGGATGCCCGTCGAGGGGCGGTGGGTGGACCGTGTCATCGGGATCGACGGATCCCGGCAGGAGGTCGCCATGCTGCGGACCCCGGACGGTCACGGCCGGATCGAGCTGGCGAAGTTCCACACGCCGAAGGCGATCGGCGGCGGGCCGCGGGACGCGCCGGTGAACACGCCGGGGATCCGGCGGGTCATGTTCGCCGTCGACGACATCGACGAGACCGTCGCCCGCCTGCGCGCCCACGGCGGCGAACTCGTCGGCGAGGTGGTGCGGTACGAGGACGTCTACCGGCTCTGCTACCTCCGCGGTCCGGAGGGCATCGTCGTCGGACTGGCCGAGGAGCTCACCTGA
- a CDS encoding DUF4239 domain-containing protein — protein sequence MVLVIVVAVLALLAGLAANRWLRPRLLSEDDDTGMAVKDLVGPLLTLTVLLLAFVLVTANGSYGKAEVASRGEARALDQLVETAEYAPEAQRARIQADAVCYARAVRTQEWPAMADGKGSPAPSVWSTDFRQTFRSLEGKPVFGMLIAADNKRSDEREERLTQATASIPSAILWFLLATLAITVVALGVCLPRRNNRGQLITLVVITALLTTALCIIRDVDRPFGGIIDVQPTAITEAERQAHRDFLAHSPASELPCDDRGDRRAV from the coding sequence GTGGTCCTCGTCATCGTCGTCGCCGTACTGGCCCTGCTCGCAGGCCTCGCCGCCAATCGCTGGCTGCGGCCGAGGCTGCTCAGCGAGGACGACGACACGGGCATGGCCGTGAAGGACCTCGTCGGCCCGCTCCTGACGCTGACCGTCCTGCTGCTGGCCTTCGTCCTCGTCACGGCCAACGGTTCGTACGGCAAGGCCGAGGTCGCCTCCCGCGGCGAGGCCCGCGCCCTGGACCAGCTCGTGGAGACCGCCGAGTACGCCCCCGAGGCCCAGCGGGCCCGGATCCAGGCCGACGCCGTCTGCTACGCCCGCGCGGTGCGCACCCAGGAGTGGCCGGCCATGGCCGACGGCAAGGGGTCACCGGCCCCCAGCGTGTGGTCGACGGACTTCCGGCAGACCTTCCGCTCCCTGGAGGGCAAGCCGGTCTTCGGCATGCTGATCGCCGCCGACAACAAGCGCTCCGACGAACGCGAGGAACGCCTCACCCAAGCGACCGCCAGCATCCCCAGCGCCATCCTCTGGTTCCTGCTCGCCACCCTTGCCATCACCGTCGTGGCCCTCGGCGTCTGTCTGCCCCGCAGGAACAACCGCGGCCAGCTGATCACCCTCGTCGTGATCACCGCACTGCTGACGACGGCGCTGTGCATCATCCGCGACGTCGACCGCCCCTTCGGCGGCATCATCGACGTACAGCCGACGGCGATCACCGAGGCCGAACGACAGGCCCACCGCGACTTCCTCGCCCACAGCCCGGCCTCCGAACTCCCCTGCGACGACCGGGGCGACCGCCGGGCCGTCTGA
- a CDS encoding DUF1684 domain-containing protein, with amino-acid sequence MSARDTSVSDPEVFAKEWEAWHRDKDARLASEHGFLAITGLHWLSDEPQAFPGVPGTWSTGPEGVVVELDEGTELVVDGTVVRGRYLFGVIPERGGVDAVWGDTVIEVAKRGGHDVVRPRHPGHPLRVAFAGTPAYEPDPRWVVTGRYETFDEPRPTTVGASVEGLRHVYDAPGRVVFRLDGQELSLTAFNGHTPGSLTVLFTDETSGVTTYAANRNLGVAAPGPDGTVVLDFNRATNLPCAYTDFATCPLPPAENRLPVAVEAGEKIPHERLS; translated from the coding sequence ATGAGCGCCCGTGACACATCCGTATCCGACCCGGAGGTCTTCGCCAAGGAGTGGGAGGCCTGGCACCGGGACAAGGACGCCCGGCTCGCCTCTGAACACGGCTTCCTCGCGATCACCGGCCTCCACTGGCTCTCCGACGAGCCCCAGGCGTTCCCCGGCGTGCCCGGGACCTGGTCGACGGGGCCCGAGGGCGTCGTCGTGGAACTCGACGAGGGCACGGAACTCGTCGTCGACGGCACGGTGGTGCGGGGCCGGTACCTCTTCGGCGTCATCCCTGAGCGCGGCGGCGTCGACGCCGTCTGGGGCGACACCGTGATCGAGGTCGCCAAGCGCGGTGGCCACGACGTGGTCCGGCCGCGCCACCCCGGCCACCCGCTGCGGGTCGCCTTCGCCGGCACGCCCGCGTACGAGCCCGATCCGCGCTGGGTGGTCACGGGCCGGTACGAGACCTTCGACGAGCCGCGCCCGACCACGGTCGGCGCCTCCGTCGAAGGACTCCGGCACGTGTACGACGCTCCCGGCCGCGTCGTCTTCCGGCTGGACGGACAGGAGTTGAGCCTGACCGCCTTCAACGGGCACACGCCCGGCAGCCTCACGGTGCTGTTCACCGACGAGACCTCGGGCGTCACCACGTACGCGGCCAACCGGAACCTCGGGGTGGCGGCCCCGGGGCCCGACGGCACGGTCGTGCTCGACTTCAACCGCGCGACCAATCTGCCCTGCGCCTACACCGACTTCGCGACCTGCCCGCTGCCGCCGGCCGAGAACCGGCTGCCCGTCGCGGTCGAGGCGGGGGAGAAGATCCCCCACGAGCGCCTCTCCTAG
- a CDS encoding uracil-xanthine permease family protein, which translates to MTTTPRPAPAAVRPVEAVDARVPWRRLAPLAAQHVLAMIAAPVSTVFLVAGTLKMSPGATASLLSTVLLLCGVGALLQSLGVWRIGGRLPFVMLPGGAATALFLQIAQEHGPATATGAVLLAAALLLAVLPLYARVVRLFPPLVMGVTVLLIGIAMIRVAARLVTGPDGTGEPRAVLLAALTVAATVTAYVFLRGVWRQTSVLIGMAAGTALGVGTGLGSFAPAAGSGFALPVFLPFGTPRFDLVAALPLLVFSLTTLAEITGQTVLNSETVGRKPAPERDVPRVARADALVSLAGALFGTSLMVTSAENIGIGRLTGVRSRFVTAGAGALLVVLGLAAPVSRALAGIPEAVVGGSALVVYAVIAVMGVEMLRRADLSGTGTGSLTAALALTAGLLPLLSPDLYAGFPGWARTILGSGVVAGTLTAVLLTALLGRSGRGSDAPSPSADPPARADRDAPDRTGRRPGVA; encoded by the coding sequence ATGACGACCACACCCCGCCCGGCCCCCGCCGCCGTCCGTCCGGTCGAGGCCGTCGACGCGCGGGTCCCCTGGCGGCGCCTCGCACCGCTGGCGGCCCAGCACGTCCTGGCGATGATCGCCGCCCCGGTCTCCACCGTCTTCCTCGTCGCCGGCACCCTGAAGATGTCGCCCGGTGCGACGGCCTCGCTGCTCAGCACCGTCCTGCTGCTGTGCGGCGTCGGCGCCCTGCTCCAGTCGCTCGGCGTCTGGCGGATCGGCGGACGCCTGCCGTTCGTCATGCTGCCCGGCGGCGCCGCGACCGCGCTGTTCCTCCAGATCGCCCAGGAACACGGGCCGGCCACCGCCACCGGCGCCGTCCTCCTCGCGGCCGCCCTGCTGCTCGCCGTGCTTCCCCTGTACGCCCGTGTCGTACGGCTCTTCCCCCCACTGGTCATGGGCGTGACCGTGCTGCTCATCGGCATCGCGATGATCCGGGTCGCCGCCCGGCTCGTCACCGGCCCGGACGGCACGGGGGAGCCGCGCGCGGTGCTCCTCGCCGCCCTCACCGTGGCGGCGACCGTCACCGCGTACGTGTTCCTGCGCGGCGTCTGGCGACAGACGTCCGTCCTCATCGGCATGGCGGCGGGAACCGCCCTCGGGGTGGGGACGGGCCTCGGCTCCTTCGCCCCCGCGGCCGGAAGCGGCTTCGCGCTGCCCGTGTTCCTGCCCTTCGGCACACCGAGGTTCGACCTGGTCGCCGCGCTTCCGCTGCTCGTCTTCAGCCTCACCACGCTCGCCGAGATCACCGGGCAGACCGTCCTCAACAGCGAGACCGTCGGCCGGAAGCCCGCTCCCGAGCGCGACGTTCCCCGCGTCGCCCGCGCCGACGCCCTGGTGTCCCTGGCCGGCGCGCTCTTCGGCACCTCCCTCATGGTCACCAGCGCCGAGAACATCGGCATCGGCCGGCTCACCGGGGTCCGCAGCCGCTTCGTGACCGCCGGCGCCGGAGCGCTCCTGGTCGTCCTCGGCCTGGCCGCGCCCGTCTCCCGGGCGCTGGCCGGGATACCCGAGGCCGTCGTGGGCGGCTCCGCCCTCGTCGTCTACGCCGTGATCGCCGTCATGGGCGTCGAGATGCTCCGCCGGGCCGATCTGTCCGGGACGGGGACGGGTTCGCTGACGGCCGCCCTCGCGCTCACCGCGGGACTGCTGCCGCTGCTCAGCCCCGACCTGTACGCGGGGTTCCCCGGCTGGGCCCGCACGATCCTCGGCAGCGGCGTCGTCGCCGGCACCCTGACGGCGGTCCTCCTCACCGCGCTGCTCGGCCGGTCCGGCCGGGGGAGCGACGCCCCCTCCCCGTCGGCCGACCCGCCCGCACGGGCCGACCGAGACGCGCCGGACCGCACGGGGCGCCGCCCGGGTGTTGCCTAG
- a CDS encoding arylsulfotransferase family protein: MPTIDQNSRRRRPTGLIALDETAASEGYTLYAPLTGTGEVYLIDLQGRSVHRWDLPYRPGRHARLLADGTLAYNGVLPGERALFPMWHKYRGGVMLHAAPDGTVLREHRDPLQHHDAHHLDDGRILYTALEPLAGADAAAVRGGVPGSEATGGVVWADTIKEVGPDGELLWSWRAADHLDRDSYPLHEAYAREHWPLINSVTPLRDGNILASLRSVSAVVVISRDTGEILWRSRPGTVSQQHDPTELDDGRFLVFDNGVFRPGHDVPHSRVIEIDRASGDIAWEYHDPAREFFFAPFMGSAQRLPNGNTLVTDSPSGRLFEVTKDGYLCWEYVVPYFAGYEESDVRDLFPSQPNAVFRAYRYAPAEIPWLEATA, translated from the coding sequence GTGCCCACGATCGACCAGAACTCACGCCGCCGACGTCCCACCGGCCTCATCGCCCTCGACGAGACGGCCGCGTCCGAGGGCTACACCCTCTACGCGCCGCTCACCGGCACCGGGGAGGTGTACCTCATCGACCTCCAGGGCCGCAGCGTCCACCGCTGGGACCTCCCCTACCGCCCCGGCCGCCACGCCCGACTCCTCGCCGACGGAACCCTCGCCTACAACGGCGTACTCCCGGGAGAGCGGGCCCTCTTCCCGATGTGGCACAAGTACCGGGGCGGCGTCATGCTCCACGCGGCGCCCGACGGGACCGTGCTGCGGGAGCACCGCGACCCCCTCCAGCACCACGACGCCCACCACCTCGACGACGGCCGCATCCTCTACACCGCCCTCGAACCCCTCGCCGGGGCCGACGCCGCGGCGGTACGGGGCGGAGTGCCCGGCTCCGAAGCCACGGGCGGCGTGGTCTGGGCCGACACCATCAAGGAGGTCGGCCCGGACGGCGAACTCCTGTGGTCCTGGCGCGCCGCCGACCACCTCGACCGCGACTCCTACCCGCTGCACGAGGCCTACGCCCGTGAGCACTGGCCGCTGATCAACAGCGTCACGCCCCTGCGGGACGGCAACATCCTGGCCAGCCTGCGCAGCGTCTCGGCCGTCGTCGTCATCAGTCGCGACACCGGCGAGATCCTCTGGCGGAGCCGCCCCGGCACCGTCAGCCAGCAGCACGACCCCACCGAACTCGACGACGGCCGGTTCCTCGTCTTCGACAACGGAGTCTTCCGGCCCGGCCACGACGTCCCCCACTCCCGCGTCATCGAGATCGACCGGGCGTCCGGCGACATCGCGTGGGAGTACCACGACCCCGCCCGCGAGTTCTTCTTCGCGCCCTTCATGGGCTCCGCGCAGCGCCTGCCGAACGGCAACACGCTCGTCACCGACTCCCCGTCGGGCCGCCTGTTCGAGGTGACGAAGGACGGCTACCTGTGCTGGGAGTACGTCGTCCCGTACTTCGCCGGCTACGAGGAGAGCGACGTCCGCGACCTCTTCCCGTCGCAGCCGAACGCCGTCTTCCGCGCCTACCGCTACGCCCCGGCCGAGATCCCGTGGCTGGAGGCGACGGCATGA
- a CDS encoding helix-turn-helix domain-containing protein, with protein sequence METANTPRVGAAVRRRRRALDLTLAEVARSSGLSSPFLSQIENDRARPSMRSLQRIADALGTTAVQLLAASDETRTVDVVRADDDSGLDREARVRPVVRGRHQLHALEFVGAHEADREFRHRNDELLYVADGSVEVEADGRVHRLGRGDTLLLSGGVRHRWRTTEPGSRVLAVAVGDHVEVLET encoded by the coding sequence ATGGAGACCGCGAACACACCACGGGTGGGCGCCGCCGTGCGCCGCCGGAGACGGGCGCTCGACCTGACGCTCGCCGAGGTGGCACGGAGCAGCGGGCTCTCCTCGCCGTTCCTCAGCCAGATCGAGAACGACCGGGCGCGCCCCAGCATGCGGTCGCTGCAGCGGATCGCCGACGCCCTCGGGACCACGGCGGTGCAACTGCTCGCGGCCTCCGACGAGACCCGTACGGTCGACGTGGTGCGGGCGGACGACGACAGCGGCCTCGACCGGGAGGCGCGCGTCCGGCCGGTGGTGCGCGGCCGTCATCAGCTGCACGCGCTGGAGTTCGTCGGTGCGCACGAGGCGGACCGCGAGTTCCGGCACCGGAACGACGAGCTGCTGTACGTGGCGGACGGCTCGGTGGAGGTGGAGGCCGACGGCCGCGTCCACCGGCTGGGCCGCGGGGACACGCTGCTCCTGTCCGGCGGCGTCCGGCACCGCTGGCGCACCACCGAACCGGGCTCGCGGGTCCTGGCCGTCGCGGTCGGCGACCACGTGGAGGTGTTGGAGACCTGA
- a CDS encoding DinB family protein: protein MTWTAPPVKRSRHLAGLGTVTERQMLEGWLTWHRETLLAKCAGLDPARLARATVEPSNLTLLGLVRHMAEVERSWFRRGFAGETVGEVFTGPSDGDEGLDGVDAAEAERDFGLFRAEVEACDAAVAGRDLDETFLSSRGVALSLRWVYMVMIQEYARHNGHADFLRERTDGVTGDG, encoded by the coding sequence ATGACATGGACGGCACCGCCGGTGAAACGCTCCCGACACCTGGCCGGACTCGGCACGGTGACCGAACGGCAGATGCTGGAGGGGTGGCTGACCTGGCACCGGGAGACGCTGCTGGCCAAGTGCGCCGGGCTCGACCCGGCCCGGTTGGCGCGCGCGACGGTGGAGCCGTCGAACCTCACCCTCCTCGGCCTGGTCCGGCACATGGCGGAGGTGGAGCGGTCGTGGTTCCGGCGCGGGTTCGCGGGTGAGACCGTCGGCGAGGTCTTCACCGGGCCGTCGGACGGCGACGAGGGGCTCGACGGGGTGGACGCCGCCGAGGCGGAGAGGGACTTCGGACTGTTCCGGGCGGAGGTCGAGGCCTGCGACGCGGCGGTGGCCGGGCGCGACCTCGACGAGACCTTCCTGTCCTCACGCGGGGTCGCCCTCAGCCTGCGCTGGGTCTACATGGTGATGATCCAGGAGTACGCCCGCCACAACGGCCACGCCGACTTCCTGCGGGAGCGTACGGACGGGGTGACGGGGGACGGCTGA
- a CDS encoding long-chain fatty acid--CoA ligase: MSSAQYLLENRPHSVAHLFLSRVEATPDREAYRYPVPAGQGAPGAEEWRSLTWAQAAERVTAIAAGLLALGLRTEERVAISSSTRVEWIFADLGVMCAGAAATAVYPSTDADETAYILADSDSRAVFVENAAQLAKVVAHADRLPGLGHAILFDPEADLPRVEGLDVLSLAELEERGRAYLQDHPDAIDTTVGAIGRDQLATLIYTSGTTGRPKGVRLVHDCWSYQGVAQEASGLLHPDDVQFLWLPLSHVFGKALISGQVQTGHVMAIDGRVDRIVTNLPVVRPTVMASAPRVFEKVYNGIAAKARAEGGAKYKIFRWAAKVARDHARTGQESLVATGSRKVPLWLGAQHALADKLVYGKIRAAFGGELRGSASGSAALAPDIGYFFAGAGVPVLEGYGLTETSAACTVNPVDDYRVGTVGRPLPGTEVRIAEDGEILLRGPGIMRGYHNLPEKTAEVLESDGWFRTGDIGEIDKEGFVRITDRKKDLFKTSGGKYVAPTEIEGRFKAACPFVSNVLVIGNGRNYCTALIALDESAIMPWAASNGLGGRSYAEVVSSPEAHALIDGFVQRVNGGLQRWQTLKKFSVLPRDLDVEHGELTPSLKVKRPVVEREYAELVEAMYEGAREA, encoded by the coding sequence ATGAGTTCCGCGCAGTACCTGCTCGAAAACCGGCCGCACTCGGTGGCGCACCTCTTCCTCTCACGGGTCGAGGCCACACCCGACCGGGAGGCCTACCGCTACCCCGTGCCGGCCGGTCAGGGCGCCCCCGGCGCCGAGGAGTGGCGCTCGCTGACCTGGGCCCAGGCCGCCGAGCGCGTGACGGCGATCGCCGCCGGTCTGCTCGCCCTCGGGCTGCGGACCGAGGAGCGCGTGGCCATCTCCTCCTCGACCCGGGTGGAGTGGATCTTCGCCGATCTGGGCGTGATGTGCGCGGGCGCCGCCGCGACCGCCGTCTACCCGAGCACCGACGCCGACGAGACGGCGTACATCCTCGCCGACTCCGACAGCCGGGCCGTCTTCGTCGAGAACGCCGCCCAACTGGCCAAGGTCGTCGCGCACGCGGACCGCCTGCCCGGCCTCGGCCACGCGATCCTCTTCGACCCGGAGGCGGACCTCCCCCGCGTCGAGGGACTGGACGTACTGAGCCTCGCCGAGCTGGAGGAGCGCGGCAGGGCGTACCTCCAGGACCATCCGGACGCGATCGACACGACGGTGGGGGCCATCGGGCGCGACCAGCTCGCCACCCTGATCTACACCTCCGGGACGACCGGCCGCCCGAAGGGCGTGCGCCTGGTGCACGACTGCTGGTCCTACCAGGGCGTCGCGCAGGAGGCGAGCGGACTGCTGCACCCCGACGACGTGCAGTTCCTCTGGCTGCCGCTGTCCCACGTCTTCGGCAAGGCCCTGATCTCCGGCCAGGTGCAGACCGGACACGTGATGGCGATCGACGGGCGCGTCGACCGCATCGTCACCAACCTGCCCGTCGTCCGTCCCACCGTCATGGCCTCCGCGCCGAGGGTCTTCGAGAAGGTCTACAACGGCATCGCCGCGAAGGCGCGGGCCGAGGGCGGAGCCAAGTACAAGATCTTCCGGTGGGCGGCGAAGGTCGCCCGCGACCACGCCAGGACCGGTCAGGAGAGCCTGGTGGCGACGGGAAGCCGCAAGGTGCCCCTGTGGCTCGGCGCCCAGCACGCCCTCGCCGACAAGCTGGTCTACGGCAAGATCCGGGCGGCGTTCGGGGGAGAGCTCCGCGGCAGCGCCTCGGGCAGCGCCGCGCTCGCCCCCGACATCGGCTACTTCTTCGCCGGCGCGGGCGTGCCCGTCCTGGAGGGCTACGGCCTGACGGAGACCAGCGCGGCCTGCACCGTCAACCCGGTCGACGACTACCGGGTGGGCACGGTCGGCCGGCCCCTGCCCGGCACCGAGGTCCGCATCGCCGAGGACGGGGAGATCCTCCTGAGGGGGCCCGGCATCATGCGCGGCTACCACAACCTTCCGGAGAAGACCGCCGAAGTCCTGGAGAGCGACGGCTGGTTCCGCACCGGTGACATCGGCGAGATCGACAAGGAGGGCTTCGTCCGGATCACCGACCGCAAGAAGGACCTGTTCAAGACGTCGGGCGGCAAGTACGTGGCGCCCACGGAGATCGAGGGCCGCTTCAAGGCCGCCTGCCCGTTCGTCAGCAACGTCCTGGTCATCGGCAACGGCCGCAACTACTGCACCGCCCTGATCGCGCTCGACGAGAGCGCGATCATGCCCTGGGCGGCGTCGAACGGCCTCGGCGGCCGTTCCTACGCCGAGGTCGTCTCCTCGCCGGAGGCGCACGCGCTGATCGACGGCTTCGTCCAGCGCGTCAACGGCGGCCTCCAACGATGGCAGACGCTCAAGAAGTTCTCGGTCCTGCCGCGCGACCTCGACGTCGAGCACGGCGAACTCACCCCGAGCCTCAAGGTGAAGCGGCCCGTCGTGGAGCGTGAGTACGCCGAGCTCGTCGAGGCGATGTACGAGGGCGCCCGCGAAGCCTGA
- a CDS encoding helix-turn-helix domain-containing protein encodes MTRTPLSDVACSIARATDLFGDAWTALIMRDVLVGIRRFDELAEDLGLSRKVLAARLARLVEEGVLTRERYQDSPPREEYVPTEKGRELYPVLLALMAWGDKWYAGTAGPPTRIRHDACGHVTTPVVACGACREPLGVADTTQLPGPGGRVGPGTRLLGPLIAARGKTDETGQG; translated from the coding sequence GTGACCCGCACCCCCCTCTCCGACGTCGCGTGCTCGATCGCCCGCGCGACCGATCTGTTCGGCGACGCCTGGACGGCCCTGATCATGCGTGACGTCCTCGTCGGCATCCGCCGCTTCGACGAGCTGGCGGAGGATCTCGGCCTCTCCCGCAAGGTCCTCGCCGCACGCCTCGCGCGGCTCGTCGAGGAGGGCGTGCTGACGCGCGAGCGGTACCAGGACAGTCCGCCGCGCGAGGAGTACGTGCCCACGGAGAAGGGCCGGGAGCTCTACCCCGTCCTGCTGGCGCTGATGGCGTGGGGGGACAAGTGGTACGCCGGGACCGCGGGTCCGCCCACCCGGATCCGGCACGACGCCTGCGGGCACGTCACCACCCCGGTCGTGGCCTGCGGGGCCTGCCGGGAGCCGCTCGGGGTGGCCGACACCACCCAACTGCCCGGCCCCGGCGGCCGGGTGGGCCCTGGTACGCGCCTCCTGGGCCCGCTGATCGCGGCACGGGGGAAGACGGACGAGACGGGTCAGGGCTGA
- a CDS encoding bifunctional 2-polyprenyl-6-hydroxyphenol methylase/3-demethylubiquinol 3-O-methyltransferase UbiG, which translates to MPVAPHIALDSAGPAAVDGRHIRALTFQSVRLDYLRRVLSELSLPADGGRALVVGSGRGLLARGLARLGFEVVAADPSPAATALAVAADDGAGVTYLTSPAEELDLPSRSFDLVYCADTLEITERPDAVLAQAARVLRRDGAFVYDTVNRTPVSRLIYLGAFQAFPGTRIMPRGRYAAHRLRRPAELAEALDRAGLSARDVSSFKPRDVRSLVRATHGRRRGTLTDEQLPALVDMVLQPDGSPVVTYLGYAVHRA; encoded by the coding sequence ATGCCCGTCGCCCCGCACATCGCACTCGACTCGGCCGGGCCCGCGGCCGTCGACGGCCGTCACATCCGGGCCCTCACCTTCCAGTCCGTACGCCTCGACTACCTGCGGCGCGTGCTCTCGGAGCTGAGCCTCCCGGCGGACGGCGGCCGGGCCCTCGTCGTCGGCAGCGGGCGCGGCCTACTGGCCCGCGGCCTCGCGCGGCTCGGCTTCGAGGTCGTCGCCGCCGATCCCTCCCCCGCCGCGACGGCCCTCGCCGTGGCGGCGGACGACGGCGCCGGCGTCACCTACCTGACCTCTCCCGCGGAGGAACTCGACCTGCCGAGCCGCTCGTTCGACCTCGTGTACTGCGCCGACACTCTGGAGATCACCGAACGGCCGGACGCGGTCCTCGCGCAGGCCGCGCGCGTCCTGCGCCGCGACGGGGCCTTCGTGTACGACACGGTGAACCGCACCCCCGTGTCCCGCCTCATCTACCTCGGGGCCTTCCAGGCGTTCCCCGGCACCCGCATCATGCCCCGCGGCCGCTACGCCGCACACCGGCTGCGCCGACCGGCAGAGCTCGCCGAGGCCCTCGACCGGGCGGGGCTGTCCGCGCGGGACGTGTCGTCGTTCAAGCCGCGTGACGTACGGAGTCTGGTGCGGGCGACGCACGGGCGCAGGCGCGGCACACTGACCGACGAGCAGCTGCCGGCCCTGGTCGACATGGTGCTCCAGCCGGACGGCAGCCCGGTGGTGACGTACCTGGGGTACGCGGTCCACCGGGCCTGA
- a CDS encoding serine hydrolase, with the protein MPRRVPAAYDGRNSTSSARARTGPRPRRGFGAAAVGAVVAAAVLSGAATAPVAAVPTAPAPHGPGHGDPALQRALADLVAAPGGPPGAIAVLTRDGVRQVYRAGTAEVGTRRPPRPDDHMRIASVAKAFSGAVALSLVDRQALRLDDTIGKRLPHLPEAWHGVTLRQLLRHTSGLPDFSKSKAFQDIVRADPRHHFDSRRLLDFVADRPLGFQPGSRYAYSNSDNIAVALMAEQATGRSYESLLRQLVYRPLDLTETSLPQGYRLPRPFLHGYFTVPGEVPEDVSEAVSASGAWASGGIVSTPADLSRFIGGYAGPELLTPMTRHAQQDFLPGGASEPAGPGANAAGLGLFRYTTRCGTVLGHTGNTPGYTQFAAAARDGRRTVTVSVTSQVTTNPALLARLRATEERFVCALLGDSGPGSWGSRP; encoded by the coding sequence ATGCCCCGACGTGTCCCCGCCGCGTACGACGGCCGGAATTCCACGAGCTCCGCCCGTGCCCGTACCGGACCCCGCCCGAGGCGCGGATTCGGTGCGGCCGCCGTCGGGGCGGTGGTGGCGGCCGCCGTCCTGAGCGGCGCCGCGACCGCACCGGTCGCGGCCGTCCCGACGGCCCCGGCGCCGCACGGCCCCGGCCACGGCGACCCGGCCCTCCAGCGGGCCCTCGCCGACCTGGTGGCGGCGCCCGGCGGCCCGCCCGGGGCCATCGCGGTCCTGACCCGGGACGGCGTACGCCAGGTCTACCGGGCCGGCACGGCCGAGGTGGGCACGCGGCGTCCGCCCCGGCCCGACGACCACATGCGCATCGCCAGCGTGGCCAAGGCCTTCAGCGGGGCGGTCGCGCTGAGCCTCGTGGACCGGCAGGCCCTGCGCCTGGACGACACGATCGGCAAGCGCCTGCCCCACCTGCCCGAGGCCTGGCACGGTGTGACGCTCCGTCAACTGCTCCGGCACACCAGCGGACTTCCGGACTTCAGCAAGAGCAAGGCGTTCCAGGACATCGTCCGCGCCGACCCCCGCCACCACTTCGACTCCCGCCGCCTCCTCGACTTCGTGGCCGACCGGCCCCTGGGGTTCCAGCCGGGCAGCCGCTACGCCTACTCCAACTCGGACAACATCGCGGTCGCCCTGATGGCCGAGCAGGCCACCGGCCGCTCGTACGAGTCGCTGCTGCGGCAGCTCGTGTACCGCCCGCTCGACCTGACGGAGACCAGCCTCCCGCAGGGCTACCGGCTTCCCCGCCCCTTCCTGCACGGCTACTTCACCGTCCCCGGCGAGGTGCCCGAGGACGTGAGCGAGGCGGTCAGCGCCTCCGGCGCCTGGGCGTCGGGCGGCATCGTCTCCACCCCGGCGGACCTGAGCAGGTTCATCGGCGGCTACGCCGGACCGGAGCTGCTGACCCCCATGACCCGCCACGCCCAGCAGGACTTCCTCCCCGGCGGCGCCTCCGAACCGGCCGGCCCCGGCGCCAACGCGGCGGGCCTGGGCCTCTTCCGGTACACCACCCGCTGCGGCACGGTCCTCGGCCACACCGGCAACACCCCCGGCTACACGCAGTTCGCCGCCGCCGCGCGGGACGGCCGACGCACGGTGACGGTCTCCGTCACCAGCCAGGTCACGACGAACCCGGCCCTGCTCGCCCGACTGCGCGCGACCGAGGAGCGGTTCGTCTGTGCGCTGCTCGGCGACTCGGGGCCGGGGTCCTGGGGTTCCCGGCCGTAG